One segment of Herbaspirillum hiltneri N3 DNA contains the following:
- a CDS encoding dipeptide ABC transporter ATP-binding protein gives MHDQQSPISDITGSAGSAGSAQRVLTVDNLGVTFTGSERTVEAVRGLSFHVDKGETLAIVGESGSGKSVSSLAIMRLIEHGGGRIVSGSMQFQRRNNSGDSALDLVKAPQSTMRSIRGAEIAMIFQEPMTSLNPVFTVGEQIAESIRLHQRKSHSAASAEALRMLEMVRIPEAKRVLGRHPHQLSGGMRQRVMIAMALSCKPSLLIADEPTTALDVTIQAQILQLIRSLQEEMQMAVVFITHDMGVVAEIADRVVVMCRGEKVEENDVRSIFVAPAHPYTQALLAAVPRLGAMTGTDTPSRFGIAPSAEAKPDAIAEELQAASEIAQQRQPILKVTDLTTRFDVKSGIFGRVKQRVHAVERVSFDLYAGETLAIVGESGCGKSTTGRSLLRLVEISGGKVEFGGRNLAELPRSELRELRRDIQFIFQDPFASLDPRLTVGYSIMEPMLVHGMNEGAQERVDALLTRVGLLPEHAQRYPHEFSGGQRQRICIARALALNPKIVIADESVSALDVSIQAQIVNLMLDLQAELGISFIFISHDMAVVERISHRVAVMYLGQIVEIGPRRAVFENPQHPYTRKLMAAVPVADPELRHLKKGLQNDEIPSPIRAIGDDPLVEPLKQVGPGHFVAEHRISAAF, from the coding sequence ATGCACGATCAACAATCGCCGATCTCCGATATCACAGGTAGCGCAGGCAGCGCAGGCAGCGCACAGCGCGTGCTGACCGTCGACAATCTCGGCGTCACCTTCACCGGTTCCGAACGCACGGTGGAAGCGGTGCGCGGTCTGTCCTTCCATGTCGACAAGGGCGAGACGCTGGCCATCGTCGGCGAATCGGGCTCCGGCAAGTCGGTGTCGTCGCTGGCCATCATGCGCCTGATCGAGCATGGCGGCGGTCGCATCGTCTCCGGCAGCATGCAGTTCCAGCGCCGCAACAATAGCGGCGACAGCGCACTGGACCTGGTCAAGGCGCCGCAATCGACCATGCGCAGCATCCGCGGCGCCGAGATCGCGATGATCTTCCAGGAGCCGATGACCTCGCTCAATCCTGTCTTCACGGTGGGTGAGCAGATTGCCGAATCGATCCGCCTGCATCAGCGCAAGAGCCATTCCGCAGCCAGCGCCGAAGCGCTGCGCATGCTGGAGATGGTGCGCATCCCGGAAGCCAAACGCGTGCTCGGCCGCCATCCGCACCAACTCTCGGGCGGCATGCGCCAGCGCGTGATGATCGCGATGGCCTTGTCGTGCAAGCCGTCGCTGTTGATCGCCGACGAGCCGACCACGGCGCTGGATGTGACCATCCAGGCGCAGATCCTGCAATTGATTCGCTCGCTGCAGGAAGAAATGCAGATGGCGGTGGTCTTCATCACCCACGATATGGGCGTGGTGGCGGAGATCGCCGATCGCGTCGTCGTCATGTGCCGCGGCGAAAAAGTGGAAGAGAATGATGTGCGCAGCATTTTTGTCGCGCCGGCCCATCCTTACACGCAAGCCTTGCTGGCGGCGGTGCCGCGTCTGGGCGCAATGACCGGTACCGACACGCCGTCGCGCTTCGGCATCGCACCGAGCGCCGAAGCCAAGCCGGACGCCATCGCCGAAGAACTGCAGGCCGCCTCGGAGATCGCGCAGCAGCGCCAGCCTATCCTCAAGGTCACCGACCTGACGACACGCTTCGACGTCAAGAGCGGCATCTTTGGTCGCGTCAAACAACGGGTGCATGCGGTCGAACGCGTCAGCTTCGATCTGTATGCCGGCGAGACGCTGGCCATCGTCGGCGAGTCCGGCTGCGGCAAGTCGACTACCGGCCGCTCGCTGCTGCGCCTGGTCGAAATCAGCGGCGGCAAGGTCGAGTTCGGCGGCCGCAACCTGGCGGAACTGCCGCGTTCGGAATTGCGCGAACTGCGCCGCGACATCCAGTTCATTTTCCAGGACCCGTTCGCTTCGCTCGACCCGCGCCTCACGGTCGGCTATTCCATCATGGAGCCGATGCTGGTCCATGGCATGAACGAAGGCGCGCAAGAGCGCGTTGATGCGCTGCTTACGCGCGTCGGTTTGCTGCCGGAACATGCACAACGCTACCCGCATGAGTTTTCCGGCGGCCAGCGCCAGCGCATCTGCATCGCGCGCGCCCTGGCCCTGAATCCGAAGATCGTCATCGCCGACGAATCGGTGTCGGCGCTGGACGTCTCGATCCAGGCGCAGATCGTCAACCTGATGCTGGATCTGCAGGCCGAGCTCGGCATCTCGTTTATCTTCATCTCGCACGACATGGCGGTGGTGGAGCGCATCAGCCATCGCGTCGCGGTGATGTACCTGGGCCAGATCGTAGAGATCGGTCCGCGCCGCGCGGTCTTTGAAAATCCTCAGCATCCTTACACGCGCAAACTCATGGCTGCCGTACCGGTGGCCGATCCCGAGCTGCGCCACTTGAAAAAAGGCTTGCAAAACGATGAGATCCCCAGCCCCATTCGCGCCATCGGAGACGATCCGCTGGTCGAACCTTTGAAGCAAGTCGGCCCCGGCCATTTTGTTGCAGAACATCGTATTTCCGCTGCGTTTTAA
- a CDS encoding isoaspartyl peptidase/L-asparaginase family protein: protein MNTPVIAIHGGAGTITRSALSAADEANYHRELHAILKSAQAVLTAGGSALDAVSEAVRLLEDCPLFNAGKGAVYTRAGTHELDAAIMDGATLKAGAVANITCVRNPVLAARAVMEKSAHVLLAGCGADAFARQQGLAIVDPTYFHTDARHQQWLRVREQSGMMLDHDAAAFTFKESAHGSAPVDPIDPDNKFGTVGAVALDMHGNVAAATSTGGITNKQVGRVGDTPLIGAGCYAANATAAISATGTGEVFMRTVAAYDVAARMAYAGATLQEAMEQVVMQVLPAYEGRGGLIAVDAQGNLELSFNTEGMYRGYARGGDTPVTAIYK, encoded by the coding sequence ATGAACACCCCAGTCATCGCCATCCACGGCGGCGCGGGCACGATCACGCGCAGCGCGCTGAGCGCAGCCGACGAAGCCAATTACCATCGCGAACTCCACGCGATCCTGAAGTCCGCGCAAGCGGTGCTGACTGCCGGCGGCTCGGCGCTCGATGCGGTCAGTGAAGCAGTGCGGCTGCTGGAAGACTGTCCGCTGTTCAACGCCGGCAAAGGTGCGGTCTATACCCGCGCCGGCACGCATGAGCTCGACGCCGCCATCATGGATGGCGCCACGCTCAAGGCTGGCGCGGTCGCCAATATCACCTGCGTGCGCAACCCGGTACTGGCGGCGCGCGCCGTCATGGAAAAAAGCGCGCATGTCTTGCTGGCAGGTTGCGGCGCCGACGCCTTTGCACGCCAGCAGGGCCTGGCGATCGTGGATCCGACCTACTTCCATACCGATGCACGCCATCAGCAATGGCTGCGTGTGCGCGAGCAGAGCGGCATGATGCTGGATCACGACGCGGCGGCGTTCACCTTCAAGGAGTCGGCGCACGGATCTGCGCCGGTCGATCCGATCGATCCTGACAATAAATTCGGCACTGTCGGCGCAGTGGCGCTCGACATGCACGGCAACGTCGCGGCGGCAACCTCCACCGGCGGCATCACCAACAAGCAGGTCGGGCGCGTCGGCGACACGCCGCTGATCGGCGCGGGCTGCTATGCCGCCAACGCGACTGCAGCCATCTCCGCAACCGGTACCGGTGAAGTGTTCATGCGCACCGTCGCCGCCTACGACGTCGCGGCGCGCATGGCCTATGCGGGCGCAACCTTGCAGGAAGCCATGGAGCAGGTGGTCATGCAGGTGCTGCCGGCTTACGAAGGGCGCGGCGGCCTGATCGCCGTCGACGCGCAAGGCAATCTGGAGCTGTCGTTCAACACCGAAGGCATGTATCGCGGTTATGCCCGTGGCGGCGACACGCCGGTCACGGCAATCTATAAATAA
- a CDS encoding MurR/RpiR family transcriptional regulator: MHNSKTTSLQGGGAVARVLGKLYPNLSKAHRKTADYVLANTFRAATMTIDELSEAAGISLATANRFAHALGFDGYAPFRNALVADFASSLAPVEKMRHEVQKSATSVEIISAALSNDIRNIEATRQSLVPEHCDQAVEMILKAERIFVIGFGASAFLAGIMVHALEPFCRTVLSGVHPGGPSQTGRQFFKLDERDVVIAMAYPRYATDTVRLARRAVEKGARLIAFTDLPHSPLVPLADVTIYSQTERQLSPTSDAAALVLIQALCDAVAHRAKRSVQAASEMTEFVLPWLYQAEQHEPVRMTKKAAAAVTTANGRPATKNRKS; the protein is encoded by the coding sequence ATGCACAATTCAAAGACCACATCCTTGCAAGGCGGCGGCGCAGTGGCGCGCGTGCTGGGCAAGCTGTATCCGAATCTGTCTAAGGCGCATCGCAAGACCGCCGACTACGTGCTGGCCAACACTTTTCGCGCCGCCACCATGACCATCGACGAATTGTCGGAGGCCGCCGGGATTTCGCTGGCGACCGCCAACCGCTTCGCGCATGCACTGGGTTTCGACGGCTATGCGCCGTTCCGCAATGCGCTGGTGGCCGACTTCGCCTCGTCGCTTGCGCCGGTGGAAAAGATGCGTCACGAAGTTCAGAAGAGCGCCACCAGCGTGGAAATCATCTCCGCCGCGCTCAGCAACGACATCCGGAATATCGAGGCCACGCGTCAAAGCCTGGTGCCCGAACATTGCGATCAGGCCGTCGAGATGATTCTGAAGGCCGAGCGCATCTTTGTGATCGGCTTCGGCGCCAGCGCTTTCCTGGCCGGCATCATGGTGCATGCGCTCGAACCGTTCTGCCGCACCGTTCTGTCGGGCGTGCATCCGGGCGGGCCGTCGCAGACCGGCCGCCAGTTCTTCAAGCTCGATGAGCGCGACGTCGTCATCGCCATGGCCTATCCGCGCTATGCCACCGACACGGTGCGCCTGGCGCGCCGCGCAGTCGAGAAGGGCGCCAGGCTGATCGCCTTCACCGACTTGCCGCATTCGCCGCTGGTGCCGTTGGCCGACGTGACCATCTATTCGCAGACCGAGCGGCAGTTGTCGCCGACCTCGGATGCCGCCGCGCTGGTGCTGATCCAGGCGCTGTGCGATGCGGTCGCACATCGCGCCAAGCGCTCGGTGCAGGCCGCGTCGGAGATGACCGAATTCGTATTGCCATGGCTGTACCAGGCCGAGCAGCATGAGCCGGTTCGCATGACAAAAAAAGCCGCCGCCGCTGTCACCACCGCCAACGGCCGGCCCGCAACAAAGAACAGGAAATCATGA
- a CDS encoding VOC family protein: protein MPVTAIDHIQLAMPAGGEDAARRFFGGILGMPELPKPAALQARGGLWFQCGVLQLHLGIDKEFQPALNAHPGLIVDTLAPMMAALKEGGFPVQEDAPIPGFIRIYTADPFGNLIELREVVPR, encoded by the coding sequence ATGCCAGTCACCGCCATCGATCATATCCAGCTCGCCATGCCCGCCGGCGGCGAAGACGCCGCCCGGCGCTTCTTTGGCGGCATCCTCGGCATGCCGGAGCTGCCCAAGCCGGCTGCCTTGCAGGCGCGCGGCGGCCTGTGGTTCCAGTGCGGCGTGCTGCAACTGCATCTGGGCATCGACAAGGAATTCCAGCCGGCGCTGAACGCCCATCCGGGGCTGATCGTCGATACGCTGGCGCCGATGATGGCGGCGTTGAAGGAGGGCGGCTTTCCGGTGCAGGAGGATGCGCCGATTCCCGGTTTCATCCGCATCTATACGGCCGACCCGTTCGGCAACCTGATCGAATTGCGCGAAGTCGTGCCGCGCTGA
- a CDS encoding LysR family transcriptional regulator, with protein sequence MNIRFLETFVWLAKLKNFRLTAERLHTTQAAVSSRIATLEQDFGVRLFDRGAREVTLTTDGSKALVYAERMVKLMREMKDDMSDKQVYAGVIRIGVIESIVHSWFPDFLGRVHKMFPRLQIEIASDTTIHLREQFSKGNLDIVLQAEPVAGAHITNLNLCEFPMRWVGSPKLNIGSETLSLSDLATFPIISFARNSGPHAVIERLFSGSERGALHVNCIASVATMIRLVTDGFGVAAVPPAIIQRELNEEILHTLRVDVEFPALVMLACFRSDNENPLTETVARIAQETAADFALNWGQEIARLPSQAQ encoded by the coding sequence ATGAACATCCGCTTCCTCGAAACCTTCGTCTGGCTCGCCAAGCTGAAAAATTTCCGCCTGACCGCCGAGCGCCTGCACACCACGCAGGCGGCGGTGTCGAGCCGCATCGCCACGCTGGAACAGGATTTCGGCGTGCGCCTGTTCGACCGCGGCGCGCGCGAAGTGACGCTGACCACGGACGGCAGCAAGGCGCTGGTGTATGCGGAGCGCATGGTCAAGCTGATGCGCGAGATGAAGGACGACATGTCCGACAAGCAGGTTTACGCCGGCGTGATCCGCATCGGCGTGATCGAATCGATCGTGCACAGCTGGTTCCCGGATTTCCTCGGACGCGTGCACAAGATGTTCCCGCGCCTGCAGATCGAAATCGCCAGCGACACCACCATCCACCTGCGCGAACAGTTCAGCAAAGGCAACCTCGACATCGTGCTGCAGGCCGAGCCGGTGGCCGGCGCCCATATCACCAATCTCAACCTGTGCGAATTCCCGATGCGCTGGGTAGGCAGTCCCAAGCTCAACATCGGCAGCGAAACGCTGAGCCTGTCCGACCTGGCGACGTTCCCCATCATCAGCTTCGCGCGCAACTCGGGCCCGCATGCGGTGATCGAGCGCCTGTTTTCCGGCAGCGAACGCGGCGCACTGCACGTCAATTGCATCGCCTCGGTCGCCACCATGATCCGGCTGGTCACCGACGGCTTCGGCGTGGCGGCGGTGCCGCCGGCCATCATCCAGCGCGAGCTCAACGAAGAGATCCTGCACACGCTGCGGGTCGACGTCGAGTTTCCGGCGCTGGTGATGCTGGCATGTTTTCGTTCCGACAATGAGAACCCGCTGACCGAAACCGTCGCCCGCATCGCCCAGGAAACCGCTGCCGACTTCGCACTCAATTGGGGACAGGAGATCGCGCGATTGCCGTCGCAGGCGCAGTAG
- a CDS encoding MFS transporter, whose protein sequence is MTSTSATSPTATSIHTPGAVDMEVTYKKIAWRLIPFLVFLFVLAWIDRVNVGFAKLQMLQDLQFSEAIYGLGAGIFFIGYFLFEVPSNLLLEKIGARKTLARITILWGLASMAMAYVTTPASFYVLRFLLGVFEAGFFPGVVLYLTYWFPAQRRARVNGLFMTSFAIAGAVGGPIAGTIMSQMEGVGHLANWQWLFILEGIPSLIAGVFVLLYLPEKPANAKWLSVAEQQAVTQALVAENTSASKHLSFKDACSNYRVWLCAAVYFCVVSGNATIAFWTPSIIKEIGIKGNLQIGLISAIPFIAGTLAMIWNGIHSDKTGERRMHSAIATLIASVGLILTGLTLGNAVMALCALTLAAIGILAAFPVFWSIPAAFLAGTAAAGGIALINSIGNLAGFVAPYMIGALKTSTGSLSSGLYFVAALEFLASFLVVVFVKKTQA, encoded by the coding sequence ATGACCTCGACATCGGCAACATCCCCGACGGCGACCTCCATCCACACGCCCGGCGCGGTGGACATGGAAGTCACCTATAAAAAAATCGCCTGGCGACTGATCCCCTTCTTGGTCTTCCTGTTCGTGCTGGCCTGGATCGACCGCGTCAACGTCGGCTTCGCCAAGCTGCAGATGCTGCAGGACCTGCAATTCTCGGAGGCGATCTACGGGCTCGGCGCCGGTATTTTCTTCATCGGCTACTTCCTGTTTGAAGTGCCGAGCAACCTCCTGCTGGAAAAAATCGGCGCACGCAAAACGCTGGCGCGCATCACCATCCTGTGGGGCCTGGCCTCGATGGCGATGGCCTATGTCACCACGCCTGCGTCGTTCTATGTCCTGCGCTTCCTGCTGGGCGTGTTCGAAGCGGGCTTCTTCCCCGGTGTCGTGCTGTACCTGACCTACTGGTTCCCGGCCCAGCGCCGCGCCCGCGTCAATGGCCTGTTCATGACCTCGTTCGCGATTGCCGGCGCCGTCGGCGGTCCGATCGCGGGCACCATCATGAGCCAGATGGAAGGCGTCGGCCACCTCGCCAACTGGCAATGGCTGTTCATCCTGGAAGGCATTCCTTCGCTGATCGCCGGCGTCTTCGTGCTGCTGTACCTGCCGGAGAAACCAGCCAACGCCAAATGGCTTTCGGTCGCCGAACAACAGGCCGTCACCCAGGCGCTGGTCGCCGAAAACACTTCCGCCAGCAAGCACCTGTCGTTCAAGGACGCCTGCAGCAACTACCGCGTGTGGCTGTGTGCCGCCGTGTATTTCTGCGTGGTCAGCGGCAACGCCACCATCGCCTTCTGGACGCCGTCGATCATCAAGGAGATCGGCATCAAGGGCAACCTGCAGATCGGCCTGATCTCGGCCATCCCGTTCATCGCCGGCACGCTGGCCATGATCTGGAACGGCATCCACTCCGACAAGACCGGCGAGCGCCGCATGCATAGCGCCATCGCCACGCTGATCGCCAGCGTCGGCCTGATCCTGACCGGCCTGACATTGGGCAACGCGGTGATGGCGCTGTGCGCGCTGACGCTCGCCGCCATCGGCATCCTCGCGGCATTCCCGGTGTTCTGGTCGATCCCTGCCGCGTTCCTGGCCGGCACTGCGGCCGCGGGCGGCATCGCGCTGATCAACTCGATCGGTAACCTGGCCGGCTTCGTCGCGCCTTACATGATCGGCGCGCTGAAGACCAGCACCGGTTCGCTGTCCTCGGGCCTGTACTTCGTCGCCGCGCTGGAGTTCCTGGCCAGCTTCCTGGTGGTCGTGTTCGTCAAGAAAACACAAGCCTGA
- a CDS encoding DUF2848 domain-containing protein translates to MKLSFHTDAATLNVDIDNLIIAGWAGRDLAAIEHHIEELAALGIPRPSAVPLYYRVASNQLTQSATVQVLGGESSGEVETFVFNAGGELYVSIASDHTDRKLEAHSVAFSKQACIKPVAAVAWKLADVAAYWDELVIRSWIKENGNEVLYQEGTLASLRTPQDLIAGFTGGKDILPAGSGMTCGTVGAIGGIRPATSFTMELFDPRRQRSLRHTYEAEILAEVA, encoded by the coding sequence ATGAAACTCTCTTTCCACACTGACGCAGCAACCCTCAACGTCGACATCGACAATCTCATCATCGCCGGCTGGGCCGGTCGCGACCTGGCCGCCATCGAGCATCACATCGAAGAACTGGCCGCACTGGGTATTCCACGTCCGAGCGCGGTGCCGCTGTATTACCGCGTAGCCAGCAACCAGCTCACGCAATCGGCGACGGTCCAGGTGCTCGGCGGCGAGTCGTCGGGCGAAGTCGAGACCTTCGTCTTCAACGCCGGCGGCGAACTGTACGTCAGCATCGCCTCCGACCACACCGACCGCAAGCTGGAAGCCCACAGCGTGGCGTTTTCCAAGCAGGCCTGCATCAAACCGGTAGCCGCCGTCGCCTGGAAACTGGCCGATGTCGCCGCCTATTGGGACGAGCTGGTGATCCGCTCCTGGATCAAGGAAAACGGCAACGAAGTCCTGTATCAGGAAGGCACGCTGGCCAGCCTGCGCACGCCGCAAGACCTGATCGCCGGCTTCACGGGCGGCAAGGATATCCTGCCCGCAGGCAGCGGCATGACCTGCGGCACGGTTGGCGCCATCGGCGGCATCCGTCCGGCGACGTCGTTCACGATGGAGTTGTTCGATCCGCGCCGCCAGCGTTCGCTGCGCCACACTTACGAAGCGGAAATCCTCGCCGAAGTCGCCTAA
- a CDS encoding amidase — protein MIPSLHQHSEDLRTGRSSSLELTERALDLAAAADGEGARVFTRLYADSARAAASASDTLRAAGLTRSPVDGLPVSIKDLFDVAGETTLAGSVALRGYPAATGNAVVVQRLIAAGAVIVGRTNMTEFAYSGLGINPHYGTPRNPWQRDIDGGRIPGGSSSGAAISVTDGMAVAGVGSDTGGSIRIPAALCGLTGFKPTARRVPMQGVLPLSEYLDSIGAMAPTVMCCAKMDAVLAGETFVAPVTHPLRGLRLLMPTNVVLDGIDEQVAAALQTALSRLSAAGAVIVESKIDAFSELASINAKGGFTAAEAWTWHRKLIAEREAAYDQRVVSRIKRGKDMGAADLLDVIHSRRRWIAAVERQLAGFDAMIMPTVPIVAPKIADLQASDDAYYAANGLILRNPTMINFLDGCAISLPCHGQGNAPVGLSLAAAGGNDHRLLSIALAAEAVLKN, from the coding sequence ATGATCCCCAGCCTGCACCAACACAGCGAAGACCTGCGCACCGGCCGCAGCAGCTCGCTCGAACTGACCGAACGCGCCCTCGACCTCGCCGCCGCAGCCGACGGCGAAGGCGCGCGCGTCTTTACGCGGCTCTACGCCGACAGCGCGCGTGCCGCCGCCAGCGCCTCCGATACGCTGCGGGCCGCGGGCCTGACGCGCTCGCCTGTCGACGGCCTGCCGGTCTCCATCAAGGACTTGTTCGACGTCGCCGGCGAAACCACGCTGGCCGGGTCGGTCGCCCTGCGCGGCTATCCGGCCGCAACTGGGAACGCCGTGGTGGTGCAGCGCCTGATCGCCGCCGGCGCGGTGATCGTCGGCCGCACCAACATGACCGAGTTCGCCTACTCCGGCCTCGGCATCAATCCTCACTACGGTACGCCACGCAATCCGTGGCAGCGCGATATTGACGGCGGCCGCATTCCGGGCGGCTCGTCATCGGGCGCGGCGATTTCGGTGACGGACGGCATGGCGGTGGCCGGCGTCGGTTCCGACACCGGCGGCTCGATCCGCATTCCGGCGGCGCTGTGCGGCCTCACCGGATTCAAGCCGACCGCGCGCCGGGTCCCGATGCAAGGCGTGTTGCCGCTGTCCGAGTACCTCGATTCGATCGGCGCGATGGCGCCGACGGTGATGTGCTGCGCCAAGATGGATGCCGTACTGGCCGGCGAAACCTTCGTCGCGCCGGTGACGCATCCGTTGCGCGGCCTGCGCCTGCTGATGCCGACCAATGTGGTGCTGGACGGCATCGACGAGCAGGTTGCCGCCGCCCTGCAAACGGCGCTGTCGCGCCTGTCGGCGGCCGGCGCCGTGATCGTCGAGAGCAAGATCGACGCCTTCAGCGAACTGGCCTCGATCAATGCCAAGGGCGGTTTCACCGCCGCCGAAGCCTGGACCTGGCATCGCAAGCTGATCGCCGAGCGCGAAGCGGCCTACGACCAGCGTGTGGTGTCGCGCATCAAGCGCGGCAAGGACATGGGCGCCGCCGACCTGCTCGACGTCATCCACAGCCGTCGCCGCTGGATCGCTGCAGTGGAAAGACAACTGGCCGGCTTCGACGCGATGATCATGCCGACCGTGCCCATCGTCGCGCCGAAGATCGCCGACCTGCAAGCCAGCGACGACGCTTACTACGCCGCCAACGGCCTGATCCTGCGCAATCCGACCATGATCAATTTCCTCGACGGCTGCGCCATATCGCTGCCCTGCCATGGACAGGGAAATGCACCGGTGGGACTGAGCCTGGCGGCAGCGGGCGGGAATGACCATCGCCTGCTGTCAATCGCGTTGGCGGCGGAGGCGGTGCTGAAGAATTGA
- a CDS encoding ATP-binding protein, which translates to MHFNAFQVWRPRLLKTQFLFAISGLAVLMLAGGVTAIYALHSAVASTKSLAEERLLLMQQAQDLVEQTFLIEREAYLLSGASSIAATTASYTEIVKHVEAVDHLVDQLAKGGDDVAVIELHQAAQLFRNTANIMAQLRENELRAPGLPPAGLAQGGVQDAVAVAPFRAELQRQSKALVDSARQQSTRFTQDYRVAVRELAETSVRNQRWITGLLVVSLALAWLVGHGFLGRQVLARLQKVSHSLRHGDPGEECCKVPVQGADEIGEMARAVEQFQADRVQLAVAHQTLKLEKTRQDELIRKLADAQSQLLQSEKMASIGQLAAGVAHEINNPVGFVNSNLGTLKRYVDETLALLSAYEQSEAEMPDETRRALAGHKARIDLDFLREDIASVFSESQDGLQRVIRIVKDLKTFSHVDEAEKQWANLEQGLDSTLNVVSHDLKYTAEVRKEYGGIPDIECLPFQLNQVFLNLLVNAGQAIEGRGRIVLRTGHDEDLVWVEVEDSGKGIPEADLERIFEPFFTTKPVGTGTGLGLSLSYGIVAKHGGKIAVRSEVGKGSVFRVSLPRRAVLSPAAAQAAA; encoded by the coding sequence ATGCATTTCAACGCTTTCCAGGTGTGGCGGCCACGGCTGCTCAAGACCCAGTTCCTGTTTGCGATTTCGGGTCTTGCGGTGCTGATGCTGGCCGGAGGCGTCACGGCGATATACGCCTTGCATTCCGCCGTGGCGTCGACGAAATCGCTGGCGGAGGAGCGCCTGTTGCTGATGCAGCAAGCACAGGATCTGGTCGAGCAGACTTTCCTGATCGAGCGGGAAGCTTATTTGCTGTCAGGCGCTTCTTCCATCGCGGCAACGACGGCAAGTTACACGGAAATCGTCAAGCATGTGGAAGCGGTCGATCACCTGGTCGATCAACTGGCGAAGGGCGGCGACGATGTCGCCGTCATCGAGTTGCACCAGGCGGCGCAGCTGTTCCGCAATACTGCCAATATCATGGCGCAGTTGCGCGAAAATGAATTGCGTGCACCCGGGCTGCCGCCGGCCGGACTTGCGCAAGGCGGAGTGCAGGACGCTGTAGCGGTTGCGCCGTTCCGCGCCGAGTTGCAGCGGCAGTCCAAGGCGCTGGTGGACTCCGCCCGGCAGCAGTCGACCCGGTTCACGCAGGACTATCGCGTCGCGGTGCGGGAGCTGGCCGAAACGTCGGTGCGCAATCAACGCTGGATCACCGGCTTGCTGGTCGTCAGCCTGGCGCTGGCATGGCTGGTTGGCCACGGCTTCCTGGGGCGGCAGGTGCTGGCGCGCTTGCAAAAGGTTAGTCATAGCCTGCGCCATGGCGATCCCGGCGAGGAATGTTGCAAGGTACCGGTGCAGGGCGCGGATGAGATCGGCGAGATGGCGCGCGCGGTGGAGCAATTTCAGGCCGATCGCGTGCAGCTGGCGGTCGCCCACCAAACCTTAAAATTGGAAAAGACCCGGCAGGACGAGCTGATCCGCAAGCTGGCCGATGCCCAGAGCCAGCTGCTGCAATCGGAAAAAATGGCCTCGATCGGTCAACTCGCGGCGGGCGTGGCGCATGAAATCAACAATCCGGTGGGCTTCGTCAATTCCAATCTCGGGACCTTGAAGCGCTACGTCGATGAAACCCTGGCGCTGCTGTCGGCCTACGAACAGTCTGAAGCGGAGATGCCGGACGAGACCCGGCGCGCGCTGGCCGGACACAAGGCGCGTATCGACCTCGATTTCCTGCGCGAGGATATCGCCAGCGTGTTCAGCGAGTCGCAGGACGGGTTGCAGCGGGTGATCCGCATCGTCAAGGATCTGAAGACCTTTTCGCACGTCGACGAAGCCGAAAAACAATGGGCGAACCTGGAACAGGGACTCGACAGCACGTTGAACGTGGTGTCGCATGACCTCAAATACACCGCGGAAGTCCGCAAGGAATATGGCGGCATTCCGGACATAGAATGCCTGCCGTTCCAGTTGAATCAGGTCTTCCTCAACCTGCTCGTCAATGCCGGTCAGGCGATCGAGGGGCGCGGCCGCATCGTATTGCGCACCGGCCATGATGAAGACCTGGTCTGGGTGGAAGTGGAGGATAGCGGCAAGGGAATTCCGGAAGCCGATCTGGAACGGATCTTTGAACCGTTCTTCACCACCAAGCCCGTTGGAACCGGAACGGGCCTGGGACTTTCGCTTTCCTACGGTATCGTTGCCAAACACGGCGGCAAGATTGCCGTGCGCAGCGAAGTCGGGAAAGGAAGCGTGTTCCGGGTCAGCTTGCCGAGGCGCGCTGTTCTGTCGCCCGCCGCAGCCCAGGCCGCGGCGTGA